The following coding sequences lie in one Cupriavidus taiwanensis LMG 19424 genomic window:
- a CDS encoding DUF1173 family protein, translating into MITVRIGGNEFPLDDVLEDPGRYARHLERAKTVQGFAECECSTRRPRPKLVIRRHRDIFLLARWPEQAHHHAAGCPFNRQALAKSGASDNLDPFRMKDGHHDIRLDASLSVSAHTPAKTVQRLPKGQSTKPQRRSAGLLAFLEYAWEQAGLNVWPGTGSRGWNACWSQLTTELAECRINGKPADGLLHVMQRWDPSRRTEILAEFEAWQGRLTSTPAGNPRGIVIGEIESHGTTQFGGKFVLRQSTQRFFMAADLYARLQVSFGGALSGIGKAEQRCVAVLLVERSKSGYLTVVDAAAMLANRQFLPCDSSYEVAMADYLVGLQRAFRKPLRHIGRAAVHPDFVLTDVAPEAVIEVLGMTGNADYDARLAQKQAFYRANGVPVIEWRPQDQQITCVRLPRPSAA; encoded by the coding sequence ATGATCACCGTGCGCATTGGCGGGAACGAGTTTCCGCTCGACGATGTACTGGAAGATCCCGGCCGTTACGCGCGTCACCTCGAGCGCGCGAAGACGGTCCAGGGTTTTGCGGAATGCGAATGCAGCACTCGGCGCCCACGGCCCAAGCTGGTGATTCGCCGACATCGGGACATCTTCCTGCTCGCGCGCTGGCCGGAACAGGCACACCACCATGCTGCAGGCTGCCCATTCAACCGCCAGGCGCTGGCCAAGTCGGGCGCGAGCGACAACCTGGACCCGTTCCGGATGAAGGACGGCCACCATGACATCCGCCTCGATGCCTCGCTCTCGGTCAGCGCGCACACCCCAGCCAAGACCGTCCAGCGCCTCCCCAAAGGGCAGAGCACGAAGCCGCAACGGCGTTCGGCGGGGCTGCTTGCGTTTCTGGAATACGCCTGGGAGCAAGCAGGGCTGAACGTATGGCCGGGAACGGGTTCGCGCGGCTGGAACGCCTGCTGGTCACAGCTGACAACGGAGCTGGCAGAATGCCGTATCAACGGAAAGCCGGCCGATGGGCTGCTGCACGTCATGCAACGGTGGGACCCGAGCCGCAGGACGGAGATCCTGGCGGAGTTCGAAGCATGGCAGGGCAGGCTCACGTCCACTCCGGCCGGCAATCCGCGCGGCATCGTGATCGGCGAAATCGAATCCCACGGCACGACCCAGTTCGGTGGCAAGTTCGTGCTGCGCCAAAGTACCCAGCGCTTCTTCATGGCCGCCGACCTCTACGCGCGCCTGCAGGTGTCGTTCGGGGGCGCCCTGTCCGGCATCGGCAAGGCAGAACAGCGTTGCGTCGCCGTCCTGCTGGTCGAGCGGTCGAAATCAGGCTACCTGACGGTGGTCGATGCCGCGGCCATGCTGGCCAACCGCCAGTTCCTGCCTTGTGACTCGTCATACGAGGTTGCCATGGCTGACTATCTGGTCGGCCTGCAGCGGGCATTCCGCAAACCGCTGCGCCACATTGGCCGAGCCGCCGTGCATCCCGACTTTGTGTTGACCGACGTGGCTCCTGAGGCCGTCATCGAAGTCCTTGGCATGACGGGCAATGCGGACTACGACGCCAGGCTCGCGCAAAAGCAGGCGTTCTACCGCGCCAACGGCGTGCCGGTGATCGAATGGCGCCCTCAGGACCAGCAGATCACGTGTGTCCGGCTGCCCCGGCCGAGCGCTGCATGA
- a CDS encoding phage Gp37/Gp68 family protein, translating into MSENTKIEWTDHSWNPWEGCQRVGPGCDHCYAEARNARFGGGQSQNWGPGAPRRRTSAANWRKPLHWNAAHDAFAAVHGRRQRVFCASLADVFDNEVPIEWFIDMLDVWRQTPNLDKLVLTKRIGNATKRLGDAFNTLMLCDDCADNPLVPWLATWIAGNAPADIWLGATVVNQVEADRDIPKLLRAPAKTRFLSMEPLLGHVDVFSTLTGELLHTSGNDYAPGSLDWIIVGGESGTGARPMHPAWPRSLRDQCAAAGVPFLFKQWGHWHTAVVDRSSSEPVFREFASFQQWVNKAQTWIAGGICLDRHGAQLERGQDFMRARDEGRFPVTVMHAVGKKAVGRLLDGAVHDAFPVTSFDVAAACERALARGAA; encoded by the coding sequence ATGAGCGAAAACACCAAGATCGAATGGACCGACCACAGCTGGAATCCCTGGGAAGGCTGCCAGCGGGTTGGCCCCGGCTGCGACCACTGCTACGCTGAGGCCCGCAACGCACGCTTCGGCGGTGGCCAATCCCAAAACTGGGGCCCCGGTGCGCCCCGCCGGCGCACATCCGCCGCCAACTGGCGCAAGCCCTTGCACTGGAACGCTGCGCACGACGCCTTCGCCGCGGTACACGGGCGCCGGCAACGCGTCTTCTGCGCGAGTCTGGCCGATGTGTTCGACAACGAGGTGCCGATCGAGTGGTTCATCGATATGCTCGATGTCTGGCGCCAGACGCCGAACCTGGACAAGCTCGTGCTGACCAAGCGCATCGGCAACGCCACGAAGCGATTGGGCGATGCGTTCAACACGCTGATGCTGTGCGACGACTGTGCGGACAATCCCCTCGTTCCGTGGCTGGCTACGTGGATCGCCGGCAATGCCCCCGCCGATATCTGGCTGGGCGCAACCGTGGTGAACCAGGTGGAAGCCGACCGCGACATCCCGAAGCTTCTGCGCGCGCCGGCAAAGACGCGGTTTCTCTCGATGGAACCGCTGCTCGGGCATGTCGACGTGTTCTCGACTCTGACCGGTGAACTGCTGCATACCTCCGGCAACGACTATGCGCCGGGCTCCCTGGACTGGATCATCGTGGGCGGTGAGAGCGGCACGGGTGCCCGGCCGATGCATCCGGCATGGCCGCGCTCGTTGCGTGACCAATGCGCGGCAGCCGGCGTGCCCTTCCTCTTCAAACAATGGGGGCACTGGCATACGGCAGTCGTGGACCGTTCCTCCAGTGAGCCGGTCTTCCGCGAGTTCGCCAGCTTTCAGCAATGGGTCAACAAGGCGCAGACGTGGATCGCCGGCGGGATTTGCCTCGACAGGCATGGCGCGCAGCTCGAGCGCGGTCAAGATTTCATGCGCGCCCGCGACGAGGGCCGGTTCCCCGTGACGGTGATGCACGCGGTGGGCAAGAAAGCGGTGGGCCGGCTGCTCGACGGCGCCGTGCACGACGCCTTCCCTGTGACGTCGTTCGACGTCGCGGCAGCATGCGAGCGTGCGCTTGCACGGGGCGCTGCATGA
- a CDS encoding site-specific DNA-methyltransferase, with the protein MMEQLKLFGHVAAAFADAPAEGIATAQLYDAVATAVGIDLAQAQAKVPIGAAGTLHSPFKRAVRWHQQTLKAMGVVERIPDRAGFWRLTQPVTHELDRAANGVRLVAFSTTLGVAVWARHEEIFRGLGEPIALCVTSPPYPLRQARAYGNPTEAQYVDFLCKALEPIVAGLVPGGSIVLNVSNDIFEPRSPARSLYIERLTLALHDRLGLSLMGRVPWVNYSKPPGPTRWACVDRVQLASAYEPVLWFTNDPSCVRADNRQLLEAHTARHRQLMAAGGETRNAVYGDGAYRIRASAFGNQTAGRLPRNVIERGHNCADTRAYRRAAQSLGLPTHGAMQPTDIPDFFTRFLSRPGDLVVDPFGGTIRTGLAAERLGRRWIATEWILQYVRGAAELFRQADGFQMHPALQWATQPR; encoded by the coding sequence ATGATGGAGCAGTTGAAACTGTTCGGACACGTGGCAGCAGCGTTCGCCGACGCGCCAGCCGAAGGCATCGCCACCGCCCAGCTCTACGATGCCGTGGCGACCGCGGTCGGGATCGATCTCGCCCAGGCTCAGGCCAAAGTCCCGATCGGCGCCGCTGGCACCCTGCACAGCCCGTTCAAGCGCGCCGTGCGCTGGCATCAGCAGACGCTGAAGGCCATGGGCGTCGTGGAGCGCATTCCGGACCGCGCCGGATTCTGGCGGCTGACGCAGCCTGTTACGCACGAGCTCGACCGCGCCGCCAACGGCGTTCGGCTTGTCGCCTTCAGCACCACCCTGGGTGTGGCCGTCTGGGCGCGCCACGAGGAAATCTTCCGCGGCCTTGGCGAACCGATTGCGCTGTGCGTCACCTCGCCGCCGTACCCGCTGCGCCAGGCCCGGGCCTACGGCAATCCCACGGAAGCGCAGTATGTCGACTTCCTGTGCAAGGCCCTCGAGCCGATCGTCGCAGGGCTTGTGCCAGGCGGCAGCATTGTCCTCAATGTGTCGAACGACATCTTCGAGCCGCGCAGCCCAGCCCGCTCGCTCTATATAGAGCGCCTCACGCTGGCCTTGCATGACCGGCTTGGCCTTTCCCTGATGGGCCGCGTCCCCTGGGTCAACTACAGCAAGCCGCCCGGGCCGACCCGATGGGCCTGCGTCGACCGTGTCCAGCTCGCCTCCGCCTACGAACCGGTGCTGTGGTTCACCAACGATCCGTCGTGCGTGCGCGCGGACAACCGCCAGCTCCTCGAGGCCCACACCGCCCGGCACCGCCAACTGATGGCCGCCGGCGGAGAGACTCGTAACGCGGTGTATGGCGACGGCGCCTATCGCATCCGGGCAAGCGCCTTCGGCAATCAGACTGCGGGCCGCCTGCCCCGCAATGTCATCGAGCGGGGTCACAACTGCGCGGACACCCGGGCTTACCGCCGCGCCGCGCAGTCTCTCGGCCTGCCGACCCACGGCGCCATGCAGCCGACCGACATTCCGGATTTCTTTACGCGATTCCTGTCCCGGCCGGGCGACCTGGTGGTCGATCCTTTCGGCGGGACGATCCGCACCGGCCTGGCCGCCGAGCGCCTGGGAAGGCGATGGATCGCCACGGAATGGATTCTGCAGTACGTTCGAGGCGCCGCCGAACTGTTCCGGCAAGCCGACGGATTCCAGATGCACCCGGCCCTACAATGGGCCACCCAACCGAGATAG
- a CDS encoding Lar family restriction alleviation protein, producing the protein MPSGLLQCAHCDGAPTYIAGRLQAVIVCEECGISTPPVTMDADKNTAFTRLSAIWNSRVEHRPADQEAVSMMSRRALTSSDIPYFLNLLAATTSDWETVGPKFAAMAAALAQPGYEFKHVDPPETVVSQAARYQKLLQRARIIYVDGAPMVRFEPVPALCAEIAEEALADREWPLFDLHEFIGKAIDGVPDHWQP; encoded by the coding sequence ATGCCCAGCGGCCTCCTACAATGCGCCCACTGCGATGGCGCCCCCACCTATATCGCCGGCCGTCTCCAGGCGGTCATCGTCTGTGAAGAATGCGGCATCTCGACGCCTCCCGTCACCATGGATGCGGACAAGAACACCGCCTTCACCCGGCTAAGCGCCATCTGGAATAGCCGCGTCGAGCATCGCCCTGCCGACCAGGAAGCCGTATCGATGATGTCGCGCCGCGCGCTCACCAGCTCAGACATCCCCTACTTCCTGAACCTGCTCGCGGCGACCACCTCGGACTGGGAGACGGTTGGCCCCAAGTTCGCCGCCATGGCCGCGGCTCTCGCCCAGCCGGGCTACGAGTTCAAGCACGTGGACCCGCCCGAGACCGTGGTGTCGCAGGCTGCCCGCTATCAGAAGCTGCTCCAGCGCGCCAGGATCATCTACGTCGACGGCGCGCCCATGGTCCGCTTCGAGCCAGTGCCGGCGCTGTGCGCCGAGATCGCAGAGGAGGCACTGGCCGACCGGGAATGGCCGCTCTTCGACTTGCACGAGTTCATCGGCAAGGCCATCGATGGCGTGCCGGACCATTGGCAGCCGTGA
- a CDS encoding DNA/RNA non-specific endonuclease has product MVRSFIALLLALSAATAAVAKDAAPCPHVLSAGQPAVREAARDTRLLCYRAYAVLYSPSTRTALWSAERLTATAVEAARKLPRDSDFYEEDRLPPSDRARLQDFARSGYDRGGTERGLCRQGLAGRELQPCQHRPAAQYV; this is encoded by the coding sequence ATGGTCCGCTCCTTCATCGCCCTTTTGCTCGCCCTGAGCGCAGCAACCGCAGCCGTCGCTAAAGACGCCGCGCCCTGCCCGCACGTGCTATCAGCGGGCCAGCCGGCCGTTCGCGAGGCGGCGCGGGATACACGGCTTCTCTGCTATCGCGCCTATGCGGTGCTCTACTCGCCCAGCACCCGCACGGCGCTGTGGTCGGCCGAGCGGCTGACGGCCACAGCGGTGGAGGCGGCCCGCAAGCTGCCGCGCGACAGCGACTTCTACGAGGAAGACCGGCTGCCGCCTTCGGACCGGGCCAGACTGCAGGACTTCGCTCGATCGGGCTACGACCGCGGTGGCACCGAGCGGGGACTTTGCCGACAAGGCCTCGCAGGCAGAGAGCTTCAGCCTTGCCAACATCGTCCCGCAGCACAGTATGTCTAA
- a CDS encoding DNA/RNA non-specific endonuclease, with translation MAPSGDFADKASQAESFSLANIVPQHSMSNRRTWSHIETSTRKLAREHGSIQVVTGPAFAKDSPTLNGRVRVPGYLWKAIYVPGVGAAAYVVRNDATPAYSVISIAELAHFTGLEPFPALAGDARTTPIDLPPPTPHPGEKPARRVAFAWLVSGNAVSANRDAESLGHLIRHAGALATLALAYAR, from the coding sequence GTGGCACCGAGCGGGGACTTTGCCGACAAGGCCTCGCAGGCAGAGAGCTTCAGCCTTGCCAACATCGTCCCGCAGCACAGTATGTCTAACCGCCGGACGTGGAGTCATATTGAGACGTCCACGCGCAAACTTGCTCGGGAGCACGGCTCCATCCAGGTCGTCACCGGCCCTGCGTTCGCCAAGGACAGCCCCACGCTCAACGGACGTGTCCGGGTACCTGGGTATCTGTGGAAAGCGATCTACGTGCCTGGCGTCGGCGCAGCGGCCTATGTGGTTCGCAACGATGCGACGCCGGCGTACAGCGTCATCAGCATCGCCGAGCTTGCCCACTTCACTGGTCTCGAACCCTTCCCAGCATTGGCTGGTGACGCGCGGACGACGCCAATCGACCTCCCGCCACCCACCCCACACCCGGGGGAGAAGCCGGCCCGCCGCGTCGCGTTCGCATGGTTGGTATCCGGCAACGCTGTGAGCGCAAATCGCGACGCGGAATCGCTCGGTCATCTCATACGGCACGCAGGCGCGCTGGCCACGTTGGCTCTCGCCTATGCCCGTTAG
- a CDS encoding HU family DNA-binding protein: MTKSELIDAIAAGVDGLTKAKAEQALNVTLSAIMDTVARGDALNLVGFGSFSKGERGERIARNPRTGEKITVDAAKTVKFRPGQKFKDAANA, from the coding sequence ATGACGAAATCCGAACTAATTGACGCGATCGCGGCCGGTGTGGACGGTCTTACCAAAGCAAAGGCAGAACAGGCACTGAACGTGACCCTGTCGGCCATCATGGACACCGTGGCCAGGGGTGACGCACTGAACTTGGTTGGCTTCGGCTCCTTCAGCAAGGGCGAGCGTGGCGAACGCATTGCGCGCAATCCGCGAACCGGCGAGAAGATCACGGTGGATGCTGCCAAGACAGTGAAATTTAGACCGGGCCAGAAGTTCAAGGATGCCGCCAATGCGTAG
- a CDS encoding helix-turn-helix domain-containing protein, whose product MGIRIDFRGKIRSYAFPARLEGELIALFEDNVDRVISRSRRSRNALSIKTQEYRLLNVCAAVRELRQEGGYAVESPWSIRNKHVQWLVDNWVRKGQTAGTIENKLTYLRAMAEFMNKPYLVKTLAEYGDRTEHGLVRHYVAQEDKSWSGNGIDIDAKIKEIERTDEWVGVQLRLMWLFGLRVEESAKLQPGVAVRGGMLHVERGTKGGRKREVLIDMPETQYPLLARAASLANPRTGSTTPTDYTLDQWMSHFYEVLRKHGLVRKVTGCTAHGLRHEYLQGLYQRSTGDAAPVKRGARLASREVHEEGQRVVARAAGHSRPTKSNAYLSTYAVQERLSKPVVKPGQAALALAAANGNKSHAALALGISRRSLYRLLDSYAAGDQS is encoded by the coding sequence ATGGGTATCAGGATCGATTTCCGGGGAAAGATCAGGAGCTACGCGTTCCCCGCGCGGCTGGAAGGCGAACTCATCGCGCTGTTCGAGGACAACGTCGACCGCGTAATCAGTAGGTCGAGGCGCAGCAGAAATGCGCTGAGCATCAAGACGCAGGAGTATCGCCTTCTCAATGTCTGCGCCGCAGTGCGCGAGCTGCGGCAGGAGGGTGGCTATGCGGTTGAATCTCCGTGGTCGATTCGGAACAAGCACGTCCAATGGTTGGTGGATAACTGGGTTCGGAAAGGGCAAACAGCGGGAACGATCGAGAACAAGCTCACCTATCTGCGCGCGATGGCTGAGTTCATGAACAAGCCGTATCTGGTCAAGACGCTTGCTGAATACGGCGATCGCACGGAGCATGGGCTCGTTCGCCACTATGTTGCCCAAGAAGACAAGTCCTGGTCGGGGAATGGCATCGACATTGACGCGAAGATCAAGGAGATTGAGAGGACCGATGAGTGGGTAGGCGTTCAGCTTCGCTTGATGTGGCTGTTTGGCCTACGGGTTGAGGAATCCGCGAAGCTTCAGCCGGGCGTGGCGGTGCGCGGCGGCATGCTGCACGTCGAACGCGGAACGAAGGGTGGGCGAAAGCGAGAGGTCTTAATCGACATGCCGGAGACGCAGTACCCGTTGCTTGCCAGAGCGGCGTCGCTGGCCAATCCCAGGACGGGGTCAACCACCCCGACGGACTATACACTTGACCAATGGATGAGCCATTTCTATGAGGTACTGCGAAAGCATGGTCTGGTAAGGAAGGTGACGGGCTGCACTGCACACGGCCTGCGCCATGAATATCTCCAGGGGCTGTACCAGCGCAGTACCGGCGATGCTGCGCCGGTCAAGCGAGGCGCGCGGCTCGCCAGTCGTGAGGTGCATGAGGAGGGACAGCGCGTCGTTGCCCGAGCCGCTGGGCATAGTCGTCCTACTAAGTCGAATGCGTACTTAAGTACATACGCCGTTCAGGAGCGCCTCTCCAAACCTGTTGTCAAGCCTGGGCAGGCGGCCTTGGCACTTGCAGCAGCCAACGGCAACAAATCCCACGCTGCGCTTGCGCTTGGCATCAGCCGCCGCTCGCTGTACCGGCTCTTGGACAGCTACGCCGCGGGAGATCAGTCGTGA